The Triticum aestivum cultivar Chinese Spring chromosome 3A, IWGSC CS RefSeq v2.1, whole genome shotgun sequence genome includes a region encoding these proteins:
- the LOC123057823 gene encoding uncharacterized protein: MEGLTESEVAGFAVGAFLLGASIAAQRVDGFVAASQRSSLNMCKRCGDLRMVACSQCKGVGSVRKGGTFTFGVLEDIYESLGAETKAADLVPCSKCRSKGRLPCAECAKVR; the protein is encoded by the exons ATGGAGGGGCTGACGGAGAGCGAGGTCGCCGGCTTCGCGGTGGGCGCCTTTCTGCTCGGCGCCAGCATCGCCGCGCAGAGGGTCGACGGCTTCGTCGCCGCTTCGCAGAGAAG CTCTTTAAACATGTGCAAGCGCTGTGGTGATCTTCGGATGGTGGCATGTTCACAATGCAAAGGAGTAGGCTCTGTTAGGAAAGGCGGAACCTTCACATTCGGCGTGCTTGAGGACATCTATGAATCTCTTGGAGCTGAAACCAAGGCAGCTGATTTGGTCCCTTGCTCAAAGTGCCGTTCTAAAGGCCGCCTCCCGTGTGCAGAGTGCGCCAAGGTCAGATGA